Proteins found in one Microbacterium sp. SSM24 genomic segment:
- a CDS encoding amino acid ABC transporter permease has product MSSVLYDVPGPRAIARNRVLGVLTVLVVLAFLGWLVWRLWATGQLSAEKWYAFTFTNVWVQFGLATLRTLAAFAAAAVGALILGFVLAIGRMSDHAWIRWPFTVIVEFFRAVPVLVFMFLLYYGLPVIGVKMSPYWAVVIALVAYNGSVLAEVIRAGVEALPRGQSEAGYAIGLRKAGVMRLVLLPQAIRSMMPVIIAQLVVTLKDTALGFIITYPELLFYAKYLGNQANLDSPIIPATMVAGAIYITLCLILSFVANTVEKRLRSSAKTPRVAGANQPTQEITDTELIVAQRGAGKFGQGSAA; this is encoded by the coding sequence ATGAGCTCGGTTCTCTACGACGTTCCCGGTCCCCGGGCGATCGCGCGCAACCGCGTGCTGGGAGTGCTCACCGTCCTTGTGGTGCTGGCCTTCCTCGGGTGGCTCGTCTGGCGCCTGTGGGCGACCGGGCAGCTGAGCGCCGAGAAGTGGTACGCGTTCACCTTCACCAACGTGTGGGTCCAGTTCGGTCTCGCAACGCTGCGCACCCTCGCTGCCTTCGCGGCCGCGGCCGTGGGCGCGCTGATCCTCGGGTTCGTCCTGGCCATCGGCCGGATGTCGGACCACGCGTGGATCCGCTGGCCGTTCACGGTGATCGTCGAGTTCTTCCGTGCGGTCCCCGTCCTCGTCTTCATGTTCCTGCTGTACTACGGCCTGCCCGTCATCGGCGTGAAGATGTCGCCGTACTGGGCGGTCGTGATCGCGCTCGTGGCCTACAACGGCTCCGTGCTGGCGGAGGTCATCCGCGCGGGCGTCGAGGCGCTTCCGCGTGGTCAGAGCGAGGCGGGATACGCGATCGGCCTGCGCAAGGCGGGGGTCATGCGGCTCGTGCTGCTGCCGCAGGCGATCCGGTCCATGATGCCCGTGATCATCGCGCAGCTCGTCGTCACGCTCAAGGACACCGCGCTCGGCTTCATCATCACCTACCCGGAGCTGCTGTTCTACGCGAAGTACCTCGGCAACCAGGCCAACCTCGACTCGCCGATCATCCCGGCGACGATGGTGGCCGGCGCGATCTACATCACGCTGTGTCTCATCCTGTCCTTCGTGGCGAACACGGTCGAGAAGCGCCTGCGCAGCTCGGCGAAGACCCCGCGGGTAGCAGGTGCGAACCAGCCGACGCAGGAGATCACCGACACGGAGCTGATCGTGGCGCAGAGGGGTGCGGGGAAGTTCGGGCAGGGCAGCGCTGCCTGA
- a CDS encoding amino acid ABC transporter permease, whose protein sequence is MGVITDNLPTWGEALWGTVTLFLWGGLIALVLGFIVGAMRVSPIPVARAVGTAYVNIIRNTPLTLVFFAFAFAVPILLQVRMSFFVLAVVALGIYTATYVAETIRSGINTVPVGQAEAARALGLPFGKVMTLVILPQAFRSVIPPMMSVFIALLKNTTVAAGFSVVNLGSIRNYLSEDGANQMVVILWVMVIFVALVLLLSWAQRALENRWRVAR, encoded by the coding sequence GTGGGCGTCATCACCGACAACCTCCCCACATGGGGGGAAGCGCTATGGGGCACCGTCACGCTGTTCCTGTGGGGCGGGCTCATCGCGCTCGTGCTCGGGTTCATCGTGGGAGCCATGCGCGTCTCGCCGATCCCCGTCGCGCGCGCGGTCGGCACGGCCTACGTCAACATCATCCGCAACACCCCGCTGACGCTCGTGTTCTTCGCGTTCGCGTTCGCGGTGCCGATCCTGCTCCAGGTGCGGATGTCCTTCTTCGTCCTCGCCGTCGTCGCACTGGGCATCTACACGGCGACCTACGTCGCCGAGACCATCCGCTCCGGGATCAACACGGTGCCGGTCGGCCAGGCGGAGGCGGCACGTGCGCTCGGGTTGCCGTTCGGCAAGGTCATGACTCTCGTGATCCTCCCGCAGGCGTTCCGCTCGGTCATCCCGCCCATGATGAGCGTGTTCATCGCACTCCTGAAGAACACGACGGTGGCAGCCGGATTCTCGGTGGTCAACCTCGGCTCGATCCGCAACTACCTCAGCGAGGACGGAGCGAATCAGATGGTCGTGATCCTGTGGGTAATGGTGATCTTCGTTGCGCTCGTGCTGTTGCTCTCGTGGGCGCAGCGCGCGCTCGAGAACCGTTGGAGGGTGGCGCGATGA
- a CDS encoding glutamate ABC transporter substrate-binding protein, protein MRKSRIITGIGISAIALLALTACNSGTPGADPTDGGDGGTASDQPWEVATDVTLEGSPTFDAMTERGGVVVGVKNDQPNLGYEDATTGERSGFDVDIARWIAASLGFDEDQIEYVTIPSANREQALVNGDIDYYVGTYSITDSRKEQIDFAGPYFITGQGLLVAADNEDINGPDDLAGKVVCSVTGSTSLQRIRDEYPDAETTEFETYSACIEQLKNGQVDAITTDEAILAGYVQQDPEALKLAGEPFSEERYGVGLTKGDAALQEHINTLFTDGGDIWQEIFDANLAESGIAGEQPAVD, encoded by the coding sequence ATGCGTAAATCACGAATCATCACGGGTATCGGAATCTCGGCGATCGCACTTCTCGCGCTCACCGCGTGCAACAGCGGCACACCAGGAGCGGACCCCACCGACGGGGGAGACGGCGGAACGGCGAGCGACCAGCCCTGGGAGGTGGCCACCGACGTCACGCTCGAGGGCAGCCCGACGTTCGACGCCATGACCGAGCGCGGAGGCGTGGTGGTCGGTGTCAAGAACGACCAGCCGAACCTCGGCTACGAAGACGCGACGACCGGCGAGCGCTCCGGCTTCGACGTCGACATCGCCCGCTGGATCGCCGCGTCGCTCGGCTTCGACGAGGACCAGATCGAGTACGTCACGATCCCCTCCGCCAACCGCGAGCAGGCGCTCGTGAACGGCGACATCGACTACTACGTCGGCACGTACTCGATCACCGACTCCCGCAAGGAGCAGATCGACTTCGCCGGGCCGTACTTCATCACCGGTCAGGGCCTGCTGGTCGCGGCCGACAACGAGGACATCAACGGTCCCGACGACCTCGCCGGCAAGGTGGTCTGCTCGGTGACCGGCTCGACGTCGCTGCAGCGCATCCGCGACGAGTACCCGGATGCCGAGACCACCGAGTTCGAGACGTACTCGGCCTGCATCGAGCAGCTGAAGAACGGACAGGTCGACGCGATCACCACCGATGAGGCGATCCTCGCCGGCTACGTCCAGCAGGACCCCGAGGCACTCAAGCTCGCGGGCGAGCCCTTCAGTGAGGAGCGCTACGGCGTCGGCCTCACAAAGGGCGACGCCGCTCTGCAGGAGCACATCAACACCCTGTTCACGGACGGCGGCGACATCTGGCAGGAGATCTTCGACGCCAACCTCGCCGAGTCCGGTATCGCCGGCGAGCAGCCCGCGGTCGACTGA
- a CDS encoding amino acid ABC transporter ATP-binding protein: MTTPDESAPKTSNITVRRGDPLVEITDVQKHYGEFQALKDIDLTVNRGEVVVVIGPSGSGKSTLCRTINRLETITSGTIRIDGKELPKEGKDLAALRADVGMVFQSFNLFAHLTILDNVTLGPIKVKGMKKADAEKLGTQLLERVGVAQQASKLPAQLSGGQQQRVAIARALAMQPKVMLFDEPTSALDPEMINEVLDVMVGLAQDGMTMIVVTHEMGFARKAADRVVFMADGQIVEEATPEEFFTNAQSDRAKDFLSKLLTH, from the coding sequence ATGACGACGCCTGATGAAAGCGCGCCGAAGACGTCGAACATCACTGTGCGACGCGGCGACCCTCTGGTCGAGATCACCGATGTCCAGAAGCACTACGGCGAGTTCCAAGCGCTGAAGGACATCGATCTGACCGTCAATCGTGGGGAGGTCGTCGTGGTCATCGGCCCGTCGGGCTCCGGCAAGTCCACGCTCTGCCGCACCATCAACCGCCTCGAGACGATCACGAGCGGCACCATCAGGATCGACGGCAAAGAGCTGCCGAAGGAAGGCAAGGACCTCGCGGCGCTGCGCGCGGACGTCGGCATGGTGTTCCAGTCGTTCAACCTCTTCGCCCACCTGACGATCCTCGACAACGTCACGCTGGGGCCGATCAAGGTGAAGGGCATGAAGAAGGCGGATGCCGAGAAGCTCGGCACCCAGCTCCTCGAACGGGTCGGCGTCGCCCAGCAGGCCTCGAAGCTCCCCGCACAGCTCTCCGGCGGCCAGCAGCAGCGCGTCGCGATCGCCCGTGCGCTCGCGATGCAGCCCAAGGTGATGCTGTTCGACGAGCCCACGAGCGCTCTTGACCCCGAGATGATCAACGAGGTCCTCGACGTCATGGTCGGCCTCGCCCAGGACGGCATGACGATGATCGTCGTCACGCACGAGATGGGATTCGCGCGCAAGGCGGCAGACCGCGTGGTCTTCATGGCCGACGGGCAGATCGTCGAAGAGGCGACTCCCGAGGAGTTCTTCACGAACGCGCAGAGCGATCGCGCGAAGGACTTCCTGTCGAAGCTCCTGACCCACTAG